A genomic region of Gemmatimonadales bacterium contains the following coding sequences:
- the gcvT gene encoding glycine cleavage system aminomethyltransferase GcvT, whose protein sequence is MSDSTSLLQTPLAEIHRTSGGKMVPFAGWEMPVQYTSGIMAEHQAVRTACGVFDVSHMGEFEVTGPDRNAFVNRVTCNDVSALATGQVQYSALLTKEGTFVDDCTVYRFDDKLMLVVNAANRAKAWEHIVDLKGGANIRLRDISDDIGLLAVQGPQAHELLQPIASVALDAIGYYHHTTGRIGGVDCFISRTGYTGEDGFEIYCRWRDTVALWEAVVKVGAKPIGLGARDSLRLEMGYALYGQEIDDTITPLEAGLGWIVKLDKGAPFVGAEALRSQKERGVTRRMVGFKLLGRGVPRPGYPVWIDGRQVDQVRSGTQSPSLGVPIGTTFLPAAQSKVGTQFEVECRGERIPAEVVKRPFWDKGSVRKA, encoded by the coding sequence ATGAGCGATTCGACGTCCCTTCTCCAGACCCCGTTGGCCGAGATCCACCGCACTTCCGGCGGCAAGATGGTTCCGTTCGCTGGGTGGGAGATGCCGGTTCAGTACACCTCGGGCATCATGGCCGAGCACCAGGCGGTGCGGACGGCCTGTGGTGTCTTCGACGTATCTCATATGGGTGAGTTCGAGGTCACCGGGCCCGATCGCAATGCGTTCGTCAACCGGGTCACCTGCAACGACGTTTCGGCGCTGGCTACCGGCCAGGTCCAGTACTCGGCGCTGCTCACCAAAGAAGGCACCTTTGTCGACGACTGCACCGTGTACCGTTTCGATGACAAGCTGATGCTGGTCGTCAACGCGGCCAACCGTGCCAAAGCCTGGGAGCACATCGTCGACCTCAAGGGCGGCGCCAACATCCGGCTCCGCGATATCTCTGACGACATCGGCCTGCTTGCTGTGCAGGGCCCGCAGGCCCACGAACTGCTCCAGCCGATTGCGAGCGTGGCGCTCGATGCCATTGGCTACTATCACCACACGACCGGGCGGATCGGCGGGGTCGACTGCTTCATTTCCCGGACCGGCTATACGGGTGAGGACGGCTTCGAGATCTACTGCCGCTGGCGCGACACCGTGGCGCTCTGGGAGGCGGTGGTCAAGGTCGGCGCCAAGCCGATTGGCCTTGGTGCGCGCGACTCGCTGCGGCTCGAGATGGGGTACGCGCTCTATGGGCAGGAAATCGACGATACCATCACGCCACTCGAGGCCGGCTTGGGCTGGATCGTCAAGCTCGACAAGGGCGCGCCGTTCGTCGGCGCCGAGGCGCTCCGGTCGCAGAAGGAGCGTGGCGTGACCCGCCGGATGGTGGGCTTCAAACTGCTGGGTCGCGGCGTGCCTCGCCCGGGCTATCCGGTCTGGATCGATGGCCGCCAGGTCGACCAGGTGCGCAGCGGCACTCAGAGCCCGTCACTCGGTGTGCCGATCGGAACCACCTTCCTTCCGGCGGCGCAGAGTAAGGTTGGGACGCAGTTCGAGGTCGAGTGCCGGGGTGAACGGATCCCGGCCGAGGTGGTCAAGCGCCCCTTCTGGGACAAGGGATCGGTGCGCAAGGCGTGA
- a CDS encoding sigma-54-dependent Fis family transcriptional regulator: MADIVLTLADLETAVPLNAALEQAGFTTSLVSAVDDGRAAVRREQPELVILTGAVHEGPALELITYARDLEIYTLALLEPTDSERGERIERLGATQVAPKPVPIVEAVAMARRLVDRRKLQQRIGIIGQSSAIHEVLVKIEQMAPVSTTVLIQGESGTGKELVAKGLHDLSPRRGKPFIPVNCAALPETLLESELFGHEKGAFTGAAERRLGRFELADGGTIFLDEIGEVPQAVQVKLLRVLETRSFFRVGGTQPIKVDVRVVAATNRALRESVARGEFREDLYYRLSVLNIDLAPLRDRREDISILVRRFIREFSKQHDRPFRGITAEAMALLIRAPWPGNVRQLRNLVESMVVLAPGTEIRASDIPPEVLEGTHTLLPMVVNSGGRQPSSQELEFILRGLMDLRLQVEELRRRLDDRPAKVQVIEIPESSLSPLHEIVPDVAPPDVLYRSGMTMAEVEKATIGAALRESHGNRRQAAAKLGIGERTLYRKIKEYGLD; the protein is encoded by the coding sequence ATGGCTGACATCGTTCTCACGCTGGCGGACCTCGAAACCGCCGTTCCGTTGAACGCTGCGTTGGAGCAGGCGGGGTTCACCACCTCGCTCGTCTCGGCGGTCGACGACGGTCGGGCGGCAGTCCGGCGTGAGCAGCCCGAGCTGGTTATCCTCACGGGGGCGGTTCATGAGGGGCCCGCGCTCGAGCTGATCACCTACGCTCGCGACCTCGAGATCTACACCCTCGCGCTGCTCGAGCCGACCGATTCGGAGCGGGGCGAGCGCATCGAGCGCCTCGGCGCGACGCAGGTCGCTCCCAAGCCGGTGCCGATCGTCGAAGCGGTTGCCATGGCGCGGCGGCTAGTCGATCGCCGAAAACTGCAGCAGCGCATCGGCATTATCGGGCAGAGCAGTGCCATCCATGAGGTCCTGGTCAAGATCGAGCAGATGGCGCCCGTCTCGACGACGGTGCTGATCCAGGGCGAATCGGGCACCGGCAAGGAGCTCGTTGCCAAGGGTCTGCACGACCTCTCGCCTCGGCGCGGCAAGCCGTTCATCCCGGTCAACTGCGCGGCGCTCCCGGAAACGTTGCTCGAGTCGGAACTGTTTGGTCACGAGAAGGGTGCATTTACCGGGGCGGCGGAGCGTCGGCTGGGCCGATTCGAGCTGGCTGACGGCGGCACCATCTTTCTGGACGAGATTGGCGAAGTGCCGCAAGCCGTGCAGGTTAAGCTGCTCCGGGTGCTCGAGACCCGATCCTTCTTTCGAGTCGGCGGCACTCAGCCGATCAAAGTGGATGTGCGGGTGGTGGCGGCAACCAACCGGGCACTTCGGGAATCGGTGGCCAGGGGCGAGTTCCGGGAAGACCTGTACTACCGGCTCAGCGTCCTCAACATCGACCTGGCGCCGCTGCGGGATCGGCGGGAAGACATCTCGATCCTGGTGCGCCGCTTCATTCGGGAGTTCTCCAAGCAGCACGACCGGCCCTTCCGGGGTATTACCGCGGAGGCCATGGCCCTGCTGATCCGGGCGCCGTGGCCCGGGAACGTCCGACAACTCCGGAATCTGGTCGAATCGATGGTCGTTTTGGCGCCCGGAACCGAGATCCGGGCGTCGGACATCCCTCCGGAAGTGTTGGAGGGAACCCACACCTTGCTGCCCATGGTCGTCAATTCGGGCGGCCGGCAGCCGTCGAGCCAGGAGCTCGAGTTCATCTTGCGCGGGCTGATGGACCTTCGTTTACAGGTCGAAGAGCTCCGTCGCCGCCTCGATGACCGTCCTGCGAAGGTCCAAGTGATCGAAATTCCAGAGTCGTCCCTCTCGCCTTTGCACGAGATCGTGCCAGACGTTGCACCCCCCGATGTGCTCTATCGCTCTGGCATGACTATGGCTGAAGTTGAAAAGGCGACAATAGGCGCCGCACTCCGAGAGTCTCACGGAAACCGTCGCCAGGCGGCTGCAAAGCTTGGCATTGGTGAGCGAACGCTCTACCGTAAGATCAAGGAGTACGGACTCGACTGA
- a CDS encoding nuclear transport factor 2 family protein encodes MRRLVPVAFLLAACSPSPPAESPEQKVQREAAETAEVKRVIDSLNLEFNGAFSSGMGDVVAAQYAPDGELIISGQPPFKGREAIAGVVGEMAKVNAAITTRARSVTRHGPLAVELGDYSLSITPPGARSSVTESGSYMIHWHLVDGQWLRIADVAATTPAPPQ; translated from the coding sequence ATGAGACGCCTGGTACCGGTCGCGTTCCTGTTGGCTGCCTGCTCGCCCTCACCGCCGGCCGAATCTCCCGAGCAGAAGGTACAGCGCGAAGCGGCCGAAACCGCCGAGGTGAAGCGAGTCATCGACTCGCTCAACCTCGAGTTCAACGGGGCCTTCAGTTCCGGGATGGGCGACGTGGTTGCTGCGCAGTACGCGCCCGATGGCGAGCTGATCATCAGCGGCCAGCCGCCCTTCAAGGGGCGTGAAGCGATTGCCGGCGTGGTCGGCGAGATGGCCAAGGTCAACGCCGCGATCACGACGCGAGCCCGTTCCGTCACCCGACACGGCCCGCTTGCCGTCGAGCTCGGCGACTACTCACTGTCGATTACCCCACCGGGCGCGCGCTCGTCTGTCACGGAGTCCGGCAGCTACATGATCCATTGGCATCTGGTCGACGGACAGTGGCTCCGGATTGCCGATGTGGCGGCCACGACGCCGGCCCCACCCCAGTAA
- a CDS encoding diguanylate cyclase, which translates to MHFVIDDEACVGCLACVRVCPSNAIAVAPDGSWVRVIDEACVHCGLCVPECPHGAVDVTGELGHAVAIAAEGTGALILDTECAAHFYPAVPEQVVNACYAAGFRLVSRGVIGDELVAMEYLRLWQSETWGTLIRSTDPVVVATVRSEFPELVPYLAPVVSPVVAEARYLRSMQPEEIKIVYAGLTPMAGVSDVDAAITFAELDELFRARGVHVQAQPTVFTRVPQERRRYLSVAGGLPVTMLEDAKHSSRRFQKVRGLSALKAISRAVTVDRIDLGFVDVLSYEGALDHPLSGPRDQLYWRRAVVQNTEPPRSRVPVVEAGVVASVGAVFDIRPRTNAGAEPEQVEQVLEAIGLGPNGRPWDCRACGYDTCRAFAEAAALGRASLKQCGPYQERQAEEAHRAAATDLLTGLATFRVLRDRLTHEVERSKRSGDRFTVLFLDLDRLKQVNDQFGHEAGNEVLKEVALEIRAAVRASDLAARYGGDEFVVILTRTDLVGAERVAEALRRGVETVGQRMGFPVTVSIGIAEYDPDRPSGGDLLVNADRALYRAKAAGRNTVV; encoded by the coding sequence GTGCATTTCGTCATCGATGACGAGGCCTGCGTCGGCTGTCTGGCGTGCGTCCGGGTGTGTCCGAGCAACGCGATTGCGGTCGCACCGGACGGCTCGTGGGTACGCGTCATTGACGAGGCCTGCGTGCACTGCGGGCTGTGTGTCCCGGAGTGTCCTCATGGCGCGGTCGATGTCACCGGTGAGCTGGGGCACGCCGTCGCGATAGCTGCGGAGGGAACGGGCGCGCTGATCCTCGACACCGAGTGCGCCGCGCACTTTTACCCGGCGGTGCCGGAGCAGGTCGTCAACGCCTGCTATGCGGCGGGGTTCCGGCTCGTGTCGCGCGGCGTGATCGGTGACGAGCTGGTGGCGATGGAGTATCTCCGGCTCTGGCAGAGTGAGACCTGGGGTACACTGATCCGGTCGACCGACCCGGTGGTCGTGGCCACGGTGCGGTCGGAGTTCCCCGAGCTGGTGCCGTACCTCGCGCCGGTGGTGTCGCCGGTCGTCGCCGAGGCTCGCTACCTGCGTTCGATGCAGCCGGAGGAGATCAAGATCGTCTATGCCGGTCTGACGCCGATGGCGGGGGTCTCGGATGTCGATGCGGCGATCACCTTCGCGGAGTTGGACGAGCTCTTCCGGGCCCGCGGGGTCCATGTGCAGGCTCAGCCGACGGTCTTTACCCGAGTGCCGCAGGAACGGCGTCGTTATCTGAGCGTCGCGGGCGGGTTGCCGGTTACTATGCTCGAGGATGCCAAGCACTCGAGCCGGCGGTTTCAGAAGGTGCGCGGGTTGTCGGCGCTCAAGGCCATCTCGCGGGCCGTCACGGTCGATCGGATCGATCTTGGTTTTGTCGATGTGCTCTCGTATGAGGGAGCGCTCGACCACCCGCTGTCGGGACCGCGCGACCAGTTGTACTGGCGGCGGGCCGTGGTCCAGAACACCGAGCCGCCGCGGAGTCGGGTGCCGGTGGTCGAGGCGGGGGTCGTGGCCAGTGTCGGGGCGGTCTTCGACATCCGTCCGCGGACCAACGCGGGTGCCGAGCCTGAGCAGGTCGAGCAGGTCCTGGAGGCCATCGGGCTCGGACCGAACGGGCGGCCCTGGGACTGTCGGGCCTGCGGCTACGACACCTGCCGCGCGTTTGCGGAGGCTGCGGCGCTGGGGCGGGCCTCACTCAAGCAGTGCGGGCCGTACCAGGAGCGACAGGCCGAAGAGGCGCATCGGGCGGCGGCGACGGATCTGCTGACCGGGTTGGCGACGTTCCGGGTTCTCCGGGATCGGCTGACGCACGAAGTCGAGCGCAGCAAGCGCAGCGGCGATCGCTTTACGGTGCTGTTTCTTGACCTTGACCGGCTCAAGCAGGTCAACGACCAGTTTGGGCATGAAGCGGGCAACGAGGTCTTGAAGGAAGTGGCGCTCGAGATTCGGGCCGCGGTCCGCGCCTCGGACCTGGCAGCGCGGTACGGGGGCGACGAGTTCGTCGTCATTCTGACTCGGACCGACCTGGTCGGTGCGGAGCGGGTGGCGGAAGCGCTTCGGCGCGGCGTGGAAACGGTGGGGCAGCGGATGGGGTTCCCGGTGACCGTGAGCATCGGCATCGCGGAGTACGATCCGGATCGGCCCAGCGGCGGCGATCTGCTGGTCAACGCAGATCGGGCGCTGTACCGCGCCAAGGCGGCGGGACGCAACACGGTGGTTTAA
- a CDS encoding AAA family ATPase has product MRPTSYYLKCLGIPELRAPDGKAVRIRVKKHLALLVYLAVERNRPHSRDRLVDVFWPHAPRDRGRHSCATAVSLLRSILGKDSLIHTRAGLRFVPTGLTFDLDYLESGQIIGADGEPLLDVDGFLRGFDIDDAPEFMFWKEREHVRRMPAVHAGLLALIDHGRRRSSHDEIMMWAERILSLDHLAEEGIRAQMEAFALVGDRVSALRIFDEWKDRLLDELGAQPSRMVDGMAAQLRKRGWQPSRAKPTPAVPAEQWRRTSFVGRRHEYQHLYEVWEGVHHYQAKHLLITGDSGVGKTTLAQRLVTAAGLEGASVSRVQCYHVEQRIPYAAVSSIVLGLLDRPGVSSAAPSALAELARIIPQVRELFARLPEPQSVEGESVRLLFAEAVVDLLRALLSERPVLLVVDDWIYADEVSRAVLHLITRRIDDRRFMLVATLRADVGTEYQAAEADLSSLVGARIALDPMPREDCLDLLDAILPPDHPAPSSTEKRALVAASRGYPMALELFAHDWVISGPGCMGLALRAFTTAYQSSKSGGADPFRELVARLMNDLTPSMRQCLFLAAVLGPNLGDLAVYSSLDLTLSQTMESLAALTDRRILRDVGSGTEFMNELVRAHVYGAIPAPLRVQLHSLIADHLIASTGNGRRDQHLEIAWHLIRSRRGQEAVEYLIGGAEDALLRGAPDDVILALESFPRDVLSNSDGSRDRIPELLVEALYETSRWEDGLRIAVDHSQTPAASVFRVFAIEANWHLGRLSEAEQRQHIDELLQIGCTEPASAGRAIALGAFMAGGLRDETLVQYVESRLRNIPDPPSPSDCARVLMARANLAFYRRKLDEGEHAATQARQILDEIGAVNTVAVRLEIGLSVFRIARGDYHTAYDHLVEAIRLGRRIDNHNLTSLASGNAALACLRLGRFDEAIRHAGDAGSRADAPTQEMSAYSASFSLATLGRHEEALKHLSISSERICKFDQGWIHQIWMLHQADVLWLCGHKRKASALARKATIEQHGIPLTRGLTGIFLRWATIVASSDEERLELTRIATSAWHQREQLDALDRYELTQALRRTPETFRPVPIDVLDREARALERQIPSPTQEAVRQIGLEVARLRTH; this is encoded by the coding sequence ATGCGCCCAACCTCGTATTACCTCAAATGCCTTGGCATTCCGGAGCTGAGGGCGCCGGACGGCAAGGCCGTGCGCATCCGGGTCAAGAAGCACCTGGCCCTCCTCGTCTATCTTGCCGTCGAGCGCAACCGGCCTCACTCGCGCGATCGTCTCGTCGATGTCTTCTGGCCGCATGCGCCGCGGGACCGCGGCCGGCATTCCTGCGCAACCGCCGTTTCCTTGCTGCGCAGCATTCTCGGCAAGGATTCGCTGATCCATACCCGTGCCGGGCTCAGGTTCGTGCCGACGGGCCTCACGTTCGACCTCGACTACCTGGAGTCAGGCCAAATCATCGGTGCCGACGGTGAGCCGTTGCTCGATGTCGACGGCTTTCTCCGCGGCTTCGACATCGACGATGCGCCGGAGTTCATGTTCTGGAAAGAACGAGAGCATGTCCGAAGAATGCCGGCTGTGCACGCCGGGCTGCTCGCCCTGATCGATCACGGCCGCAGGCGGAGTTCGCACGACGAGATCATGATGTGGGCCGAGCGGATCCTGTCGCTCGACCATCTGGCGGAAGAAGGGATCCGGGCTCAGATGGAGGCGTTTGCGCTGGTGGGCGACCGCGTCTCGGCGCTGCGGATCTTCGACGAGTGGAAGGACCGGCTGCTCGACGAGCTTGGTGCGCAACCGTCCCGGATGGTCGACGGCATGGCAGCTCAGCTTCGCAAGCGGGGCTGGCAGCCGAGCCGAGCAAAGCCTACGCCCGCCGTCCCGGCCGAACAGTGGCGCCGCACCTCGTTCGTAGGGCGTCGCCATGAGTACCAGCACCTCTATGAGGTCTGGGAGGGGGTCCATCACTATCAGGCCAAGCACTTGCTGATCACCGGCGACAGCGGCGTGGGTAAGACGACCCTGGCTCAACGCCTCGTGACGGCCGCTGGGCTCGAGGGGGCGTCTGTATCCCGGGTGCAGTGCTACCACGTCGAGCAGCGAATCCCGTATGCTGCGGTGAGCAGCATCGTTCTGGGGCTCCTCGATCGACCGGGTGTGTCGTCAGCTGCGCCATCCGCTCTGGCCGAACTGGCCCGGATCATTCCGCAGGTGCGGGAGCTCTTTGCGCGGCTGCCGGAGCCGCAGAGCGTCGAAGGCGAGTCGGTTCGGCTGCTCTTTGCCGAGGCCGTCGTCGACCTCCTTCGAGCCTTGCTGTCCGAACGACCGGTCCTGCTCGTCGTCGACGACTGGATTTATGCGGACGAGGTCAGCCGCGCCGTGTTGCACCTGATCACGCGGCGGATCGACGACCGACGCTTCATGCTCGTGGCCACATTGCGAGCCGATGTCGGGACCGAGTATCAGGCCGCCGAGGCCGACCTGTCGAGCCTGGTCGGAGCGCGGATTGCACTGGACCCGATGCCACGCGAGGATTGCCTCGACCTCCTGGACGCAATCCTTCCGCCCGATCACCCGGCGCCCAGTTCGACCGAGAAGCGGGCGCTGGTTGCGGCATCACGCGGCTATCCGATGGCGCTCGAGCTGTTCGCGCATGACTGGGTCATCAGCGGCCCCGGATGCATGGGCCTGGCGCTCCGGGCTTTCACGACGGCCTATCAGTCCTCCAAGTCCGGCGGGGCCGATCCGTTCCGCGAACTGGTGGCCCGCCTGATGAACGACCTGACGCCAAGCATGCGCCAGTGCCTCTTCCTGGCTGCTGTGCTTGGCCCGAACCTGGGCGATCTGGCGGTCTATTCGAGTCTTGACCTGACCTTGAGTCAGACGATGGAAAGCCTCGCCGCGTTGACGGATCGACGGATCCTACGTGATGTCGGCAGCGGCACGGAGTTCATGAACGAACTGGTGCGGGCCCACGTGTACGGAGCCATCCCTGCCCCGCTACGAGTCCAGCTTCACAGCCTGATCGCCGACCACCTGATTGCCAGCACGGGCAACGGACGCCGAGACCAGCATCTCGAGATTGCGTGGCATCTGATCCGATCGCGTCGCGGGCAGGAGGCCGTAGAGTACTTGATTGGTGGCGCTGAGGACGCACTGCTCCGAGGTGCTCCGGACGATGTCATCCTTGCACTCGAGAGTTTCCCGCGAGACGTGCTGAGCAATAGCGACGGCTCTCGTGACCGCATCCCCGAGCTTCTCGTTGAAGCTCTCTACGAAACCTCCCGCTGGGAGGATGGTCTTCGCATCGCTGTCGACCACAGCCAAACACCCGCCGCATCGGTATTCCGTGTGTTCGCAATCGAGGCGAACTGGCACTTAGGTCGGCTCTCCGAGGCCGAACAACGCCAGCACATCGACGAGTTGCTACAGATCGGATGCACTGAACCAGCCAGCGCGGGACGCGCAATAGCGCTGGGCGCGTTTATGGCTGGCGGCCTTCGAGATGAGACCCTTGTACAGTACGTCGAGTCGCGTCTGAGGAACATCCCTGACCCGCCGTCTCCAAGCGACTGTGCCCGAGTCCTGATGGCGAGAGCCAACCTTGCTTTCTACCGACGAAAGCTTGATGAGGGCGAGCATGCAGCCACTCAAGCGCGTCAGATTCTTGACGAGATTGGAGCGGTAAATACCGTTGCGGTACGCCTCGAGATAGGCCTGAGCGTCTTCCGGATCGCTAGGGGTGACTACCACACTGCGTACGATCACCTGGTCGAGGCGATTCGCCTTGGACGACGAATCGACAACCATAACCTAACCTCTCTCGCATCCGGAAACGCGGCACTGGCATGCCTACGACTGGGCCGCTTCGATGAGGCCATCCGCCATGCGGGAGACGCAGGCAGCCGCGCAGATGCGCCGACCCAAGAGATGTCCGCCTACAGCGCTTCTTTCTCGCTCGCAACTCTGGGACGGCACGAAGAGGCACTAAAGCACCTGAGCATCTCAAGCGAACGGATCTGCAAATTCGACCAAGGCTGGATCCACCAGATATGGATGCTTCATCAAGCAGACGTACTGTGGCTTTGCGGGCACAAACGAAAAGCATCGGCGTTGGCGCGCAAGGCCACCATCGAACAGCATGGCATCCCGTTGACCCGAGGCCTGACTGGAATCTTCTTACGATGGGCAACGATTGTTGCGTCCTCAGACGAGGAACGTTTGGAACTCACTCGGATCGCAACCTCTGCCTGGCACCAGCGAGAGCAGTTGGACGCACTCGATCGCTACGAGCTAACACAGGCCCTGCGACGAACACCCGAAACGTTTCGACCGGTCCCAATCGATGTTCTGGATCGAGAAGCGCGTGCCCTCGAACGTCAGATTCCCTCGCCAACTCAAGAAGCAGTTCGCCAGATTGGACTAGAAGTAGCGCGTTTGCGTACGCACTGA
- a CDS encoding CPBP family intramembrane metalloprotease, which produces MPAASYWSKTRAPRHSLLFALPLLLLYEALAYLLSGDAIAGVRNGADVLLKSAFLALGGRHGLTVFAVLLLSVGAVLVVRDRRRGPIEPRLFAGMLGESLVYAALLGVVAGTLTSLLMGRLSIVLAAGAFDQFNFPTQVMISLGAGLYEELVFRVLLVSGLAWLATRGLGWSPRAGAVTAIVLGALIFSAFHYVGPYGDPFQLDSFTFRAVAGGIFSGLYLTRGFGIAAWTHALYDLLLAIFR; this is translated from the coding sequence ATGCCGGCAGCCTCTTACTGGTCGAAGACACGGGCCCCTCGGCACAGCTTGCTCTTTGCCTTGCCGTTGCTGCTCCTGTATGAGGCACTGGCCTACCTGCTGAGTGGGGATGCCATTGCCGGGGTGCGTAACGGCGCCGACGTGCTGCTCAAGAGCGCGTTCCTGGCGTTGGGCGGGCGACACGGCCTGACGGTCTTCGCGGTCCTCCTGCTCAGCGTTGGGGCGGTCCTGGTGGTTCGCGATCGGCGGCGCGGGCCGATCGAGCCGCGGCTGTTCGCGGGGATGCTGGGAGAGTCGCTCGTCTACGCGGCATTGCTGGGCGTCGTAGCCGGCACCCTCACTTCGCTCCTGATGGGCCGGCTCAGCATCGTGCTCGCGGCTGGGGCGTTCGACCAGTTCAACTTTCCGACCCAGGTCATGATCTCGCTTGGCGCCGGGCTGTATGAGGAACTGGTGTTTCGGGTGCTGCTCGTATCCGGACTGGCCTGGCTGGCCACGCGTGGCCTTGGCTGGTCGCCCCGAGCTGGCGCCGTGACGGCCATCGTGCTCGGCGCGCTCATCTTCTCCGCCTTCCACTACGTCGGCCCGTACGGCGACCCGTTCCAGCTCGACTCGTTCACGTTTCGGGCCGTGGCCGGCGGCATCTTCAGCGGCCTGTACCTGACTCGAGGCTTTGGGATCGCGGCCTGGACCCACGCGCTCTACGATCTGCTGCTCGCAATCTTTCGCTAG
- a CDS encoding MogA/MoaB family molybdenum cofactor biosynthesis protein — protein MSGVRAVRVAILTVSDAGVRGERADTSGDAIAAWAAERGYPVEARALVADEVAEIVPVLVQWADQAMADLILTTGGTGLTARDVTPEATRAVLEKDAPGIAEAIRMTAYPKTPRAVLSRGLSGSRARSLIVNLPGSTGGVRDGLAVLAPLVEHVVDLLQGVRTGHG, from the coding sequence ATGAGCGGCGTGCGCGCGGTCCGGGTGGCCATTCTCACCGTTTCCGATGCCGGTGTGCGCGGCGAGCGCGCCGATACCTCGGGCGATGCGATTGCCGCGTGGGCGGCCGAGCGCGGCTACCCCGTCGAGGCCCGGGCGCTGGTTGCGGACGAGGTTGCCGAGATCGTTCCCGTGCTGGTGCAATGGGCCGATCAGGCCATGGCCGACCTCATCCTCACCACAGGCGGTACCGGCTTGACGGCGCGTGACGTCACGCCCGAGGCCACGCGCGCCGTGCTCGAGAAGGACGCGCCCGGGATTGCCGAGGCGATTCGGATGACGGCATATCCGAAGACCCCGCGGGCGGTGCTCTCTCGAGGCCTGTCCGGCAGCCGGGCGCGGAGCCTGATCGTCAACCTGCCGGGTAGTACCGGCGGGGTTCGGGATGGTCTCGCGGTGCTGGCGCCGCTGGTCGAACACGTCGTGGACTTGCTGCAGGGAGTGCGGACCGGGCATGGCTGA
- a CDS encoding HD-GYP domain-containing protein, giving the protein MMRLTKVHVFVAATVAVAMIGLGLAWPTAGAFPGVWGISVLLLVAFLLQVSATISRGGGADGSLSFVVHLAAGLLFGPFWGALTAGASTLLSQVLLKREPIKASFNIAQRSIAVLAAMSVFDALGGVVPPPMLLPGVGVETGEVVLTVLAFLAAATVYFIANSVLVAAAVALSSGKSFGEVWATSHLWVFGYDVGASAIALFVAWLYLKFDGPSVLSRVGFLLFIIPLIVAKHVYAKLNAVKGLYDELEQAHERLELALREQLEMMVKSIEARDPYTSGHSRRVAALSKAIAQDLGITGDDLVEVETAALLHDVGKIHEEFAPLIQKEGRLTQEEWEIMKTHAAKSAELVGLFSRFQGNVQNCVRSHHERWDGKGYPDGKSGEEIPLGARVIMISDTIDAMTTDRPYRNALSFEKVIAELQKYRGSQFDPMVVDGAINSVTVRRLVSDKEFLAEHTVPRHVPAKSPRPALRSQSSFLEALRASATPN; this is encoded by the coding sequence ATGATGCGTTTGACCAAGGTGCACGTTTTCGTCGCGGCGACCGTCGCAGTAGCGATGATCGGACTCGGTCTCGCATGGCCCACAGCCGGGGCGTTCCCGGGCGTGTGGGGCATAAGCGTGTTATTGCTGGTCGCGTTTCTCCTTCAAGTCAGTGCTACAATCAGTCGGGGTGGCGGGGCCGACGGATCCCTCTCCTTCGTTGTCCACCTTGCTGCAGGTCTGCTCTTTGGCCCGTTTTGGGGTGCTTTGACCGCTGGCGCTTCGACGTTATTGAGTCAGGTCCTGCTCAAACGTGAACCGATCAAGGCAAGCTTCAACATTGCGCAGCGTTCGATTGCGGTACTAGCAGCGATGTCAGTCTTTGATGCCTTAGGGGGGGTCGTCCCTCCTCCCATGCTGCTGCCTGGGGTAGGGGTCGAGACAGGTGAGGTGGTGTTAACAGTCCTTGCATTCCTGGCCGCCGCGACGGTCTACTTCATCGCCAATTCTGTCCTGGTTGCAGCTGCGGTTGCGCTGTCGAGCGGGAAATCCTTCGGTGAGGTATGGGCAACTAGTCATTTGTGGGTGTTCGGTTATGACGTTGGCGCCAGCGCAATTGCACTGTTTGTCGCCTGGTTGTATCTGAAGTTTGACGGCCCATCCGTTCTGTCTCGTGTCGGATTCCTGCTATTCATTATTCCGCTGATCGTTGCGAAGCACGTCTATGCCAAGCTCAATGCGGTAAAAGGTCTCTACGACGAGCTGGAGCAGGCTCACGAACGGCTCGAATTGGCGTTGCGTGAGCAGCTTGAAATGATGGTTAAGTCGATCGAAGCTAGGGATCCATACACGTCAGGTCATTCGCGTCGGGTTGCGGCCTTGTCGAAGGCGATAGCCCAGGACCTCGGCATTACGGGGGATGATCTTGTTGAGGTTGAGACCGCAGCGCTTCTCCATGACGTAGGGAAGATTCACGAGGAGTTTGCCCCGCTCATCCAAAAGGAAGGTCGGTTGACCCAGGAGGAGTGGGAAATAATGAAGACGCATGCGGCAAAGAGTGCAGAGTTGGTCGGTTTGTTCTCGCGATTTCAGGGGAACGTCCAGAACTGCGTTCGGTCGCACCATGAACGATGGGACGGCAAGGGATATCCGGATGGCAAGTCGGGGGAGGAAATTCCGCTTGGTGCACGCGTTATCATGATCTCGGATACGATCGATGCTATGACGACGGACCGCCCCTACCGAAATGCACTTTCGTTCGAAAAGGTCATTGCGGAACTTCAGAAATATCGCGGAAGTCAGTTCGACCCGATGGTTGTGGATGGCGCTATCAATTCTGTCACAGTTCGGCGGCTGGTCTCGGACAAGGAGTTCCTTGCCGAACACACAGTCCCAAGGCATGTCCCTGCGAAATCACCACGCCCGGCGCTGCGATCGCAGTCTAGCTTTCTTGAGGCTCTCCGAGCTAGCGCGACCCCAAACTGA